A region from the Misgurnus anguillicaudatus chromosome 7, ASM2758022v2, whole genome shotgun sequence genome encodes:
- the filip1a gene encoding filamin A interacting protein 1a → MRSKDSTVDSPVNEVLLVTQTPPDIKEEDDGKIMDIEKIIKVKDTKAEENDEKSAQDDGEMFGSRDPSKADLLKVLGIMEGEIQAREDVIRLLRSEMLSQPQELKCRYGTAWPTKPLQALERDGALTHDHAHHHNVYEKPTAELDRLRDKHKESYQRMMEQLLLAEKSHRRTVYELETEKRKHVDYMTKSDDFTNLLEQERERLKRLLKQEKAYQTRKEKDFSKRMRRTCGELVKLKSFALMMVDERELHLEKIDKQRRKIQDLHEKLQEQEQKLNEAERKTKEDGQKILDLEVELELRTSTFAKDKEEMSAKLSFLESEHQVLSQKQIELSSKNEELEETNKVLQRSLEEIRELRTKKDKCGNPNLIAEVETLHKRILEMEGKDEELTSTENKCNELKKKFYSEEIHNKELRQEVEKLKERMTQLDKLDMTFSMGRTEYTQLQAALENEKSLTKDLTDELVSLKIRIKELESSELKLEKDELDLKEDLMKLKSVTVIMVNEHKNMADRIRLEEKKKEELDKLYKAEQEKVMEVTERLIEESKKRLKLKSEMELRIADLVKEKDEIKNKCKDPGVMKHTTDEINEKDRKSVNASGKDPNKVKELTLEVERMMNRLYQLEALEGDLIRSEDEMLDKMFPNAQQVKETRIASSTNVERDEACCEEDDLRHRFMMEEAKARNLQADVQALKEKIHELRNMEDKLSQLQVDYSALQQRLLEEEDKKKSVSDEVLNLTKELEVIKHLRPCTKGCKRWEVPVTSTGVQTDLIENRTAENDSPAAFIKKSVQDENRIMNSLQQKSLKKPQQRPTVRELYPPTDSTLKKSWIPWMKKKDSNVSENCDESPSSEVDRPLPDQVNPALQNSEGNVQTDISSSSNEVMKRATAAQPQAIQKPQITSIPTNDRTKESKNLERARSPTTIATISRVKSPGMVRSPCTDRSLSPVSMSSNSSSPEPVDMITGRAVYKVTPEKRMVPTPIKKGGAHANIVTAEDSKTHFHLGSQIKKPTDNHNSMAKSVSVTSESKEVSGTVLRSAQNAMVSKSSSKLTSGVTKAPARPTLSVQPVLDAPPARSGFTRIPMSRGMKTGKAVLGALGISTGVKTETHAENQIMHTELKKTTLSNGACQGGGKS, encoded by the exons ATGAGGTCCAAAGACAGTACAGTGGACAGCCCGGTGAATGAAGTTTTGCTTGTCACACAAACACCACCGGACATTAAAGAAGAAGATGATGGAAAAATAATGGACATTGAGAAAATAATCAAAGTTAAAGACACAAAAGCTGAAGAGAACGATGAGAAATCAGCACAGGATGATGGAGAGATGTTTGGGTCGAGAGATCCGTCTAAAGCCGACCTTCTGAAGGTACTCGGGATCATGGAAGGAGAAATCCAG GCACGGGAAGATGTGATCCGTCTGCTGCGGTCTGAGATGTTGAGTCAACCGCAGGAACTGAAGTGCCGATATGGCACCGCATGGCCGACCAAACCCCTGCAGGCCCTGGAGAGAGACGGAGCACTCACCCATGACCACGCACATCACCACAATGTGTACGAGAAGCCTACGGCTGAG CTGGACAGATTACGAGATAAACACAAAGAGTCGTACCAGAGAATGATGGAACAGCTATTGCTGGCGGAGAAAAGTCACCGGCGCACCGTTTATGAGCTGGAGACCGAGAAACGCAAACATGTGGATTATATGACCAAGAGCGATGACTTTACCAACCTACTGGAGCAGGAACGAGAGAG GTTAAAGCGGTTGCTGAAACAAGAGAAAGCTTACCAAACGCGAAAGGAAAAAGACTTTTCTAAACGCATGAGAagaacatgtggagaacttgtTAAACTGAAGTCGTTTGCACTGATGATGGTCGATGAGCGAGAACTTCACTTGGAGAAGATTGACAAACAGCGGCGAAAAATTCAAGATCTTCATGAAAAACTCCAGGAGCAGGAGCAAAAACTCAACGAAGcggagagaaaaacaaaggaGGACGGTCAGAAGATCCTGGATCTTGAGGTTGAGCTAGAATTAAGAACTTCGACGTTTGCAAAAGATAAAgaagaaatgtctgcaaaaCTGTCCTTTCTGGAATCTGAACATCAGGTGCTGTCCCAGAAGCAGATTGAATTGTCAAGCAAAAACGAGGAGCTTGAAGAAACCAATAAAGTCCTTCAGAGATCACTGGAGGAGATTCGGGAGTTGAGGACGAAAAAGGACAAATGTGGCAACCCAAATCTGATAGCAGAAGTTGAGACGTTGCACAAACGCATTCTTGAAATGGAGGGGAAGGATGAAGAGCTCACCAGTACTGAAAACAAATGCAACGAGTTGAAGAAGAAATTTTATTCGGAGGAGATTCATAATAAGGAGCTGAGGCAGGAGGTTGAAAAACTGAAAGAGAGAATGACGCAGTTGGATAAACTAGACATGACCTTCAGTATGGGCAGGACAGAATATACCCAGCTTCAGGCTGCTTTAGAAAACGAGAAGAGCCTGACGAAAGACCTGACGGACGAATTAGTGAGTCTTAAAATTCGCATAAAAGAGCTTGAGTCATCCGAGCTAAAACTGGAAAAGGATGAATTGGATTTGAAAGAAGATCTAATGAAACTCAAGTCGGTCACTGTCATCATGGTTAATGAGCACAAGAACATGGCAGACAGAATTAGATTGGAGGAAAAGAAGAAAGAGGAACTCGACAAACTGTATAAGGCGGAGCAGGAGAAAGTGATGGAGGTCACAGAGAGGCTAATCGAAGAGAGCAAGAAACGTCTTAAATTAAAATCAGAGATGGAGTTAAGGATAGCCGATCTGGTCAAGGAGAAAGATGAgataaaaaacaaatgcaaagatCCTGGTGTGATGAAGCACACTACCgatgaaataaatgaaaaagaTAGGAAATCTGTGAATGCATCTGGAAAAGATCCAAATAAAGTTAAGGAGTTGACTTTGGAGGTTGAAAGAATGATGAATCGCCTCTATCAACTTGAAGCTCTCGAGGGAGACCTGATCAGATCAGAGGATGAAATGTTGGATAAGATGTTTCCAAATGCACAGCAAGTTAAGGAAACAAGAATTGCGTCAAGTACGAACGTAGAGCGAGATGAGGCATGCTGTGAGGAAGATGATTTACGACATCGATTCATGATGGAGGAGGCCAAAGCTAGAAACCTTCAGGCAGATGTGCAAGCCCTGAAGGAGAAGATTCATGAGCTCAGAAACATGGAGGACAAGCTTTCCCAGTTACAGGTGGATTACTCTGCACTGCAACAGAGGCTCTTGGAAGAGGAGGACAAGAAAAAGAGTGTAAGCGATGAAGTCCTAAACCTCACCAAAGAACTTGAGGTCATCAAGCACTTGCGGCCTTGCACCAAGGGATGCAAAAGGTGGGAAGTTCCAGTGACATCAACTGGAGTTCAAACAGATTTGATTGAAAATAGGACAGCTGAGAATGACTCCCCCGCTGCCTTCATCAAGAAGTCTGTTCAAGACGAGAATCGAATCATGAACAGTCTTCAACAGAAGAGCTTAAAGAAGCCACAGCAAAGACCAACGGTGCGTGAACTCTATCCTCCAACAGACTCTACCTTGAAGAAGTCCTGGATTCCCTGGATGAAGAAGAAAGACAGCAATGTTTCTGAAAACTGTGATGAATCTCCATCTTCTGAAGTTGACCGACCATTACCTGATCAAGTGAACCCAGCTCTCCAGAACAGTGAGGGAAACGTACAAACTGACATTAGTTCCTCTTCCAATGAAGTGATGAAACGAGCAACCGCAGCACAACCGCAAGCGATTCAGAAACCTCAGATAACCAGCATTCCTACAAATGACAGAACCAAAGAGTCCAAGAATCTAGAGAGAGCCAGATCCCCAACGACTATCGCCACCATTTCAAGAGTAAAGAGTCCAGGGATGGTGAGGTCTCCCTGTACGGACAGATCTTTATCACCTGTATCCATGTCATCTAACAGCAGCTCTCCTGAGCCGGTGGATATGATCACAGGTAGAGCTGTGTACAAAGTGACTCCTGAAAAACGAATGGTCCCCACACCTATCAAGAAGGGTGGTGCACATGCTAATATCGTGACCGCGGAGGACAGCAAGACTCACTTTCACTTAGGATCACAGATCAAGAAGCCCACAGACAACCACAACTCCATGGCCAAATCGGTTTCTGTCACATCTGAGAGTAAGGAAGTTTCAGGAACTGTGCTTCGATCAGCACAAAACGCTATGGTCAGTAAATCATCATCTAAACTGACGAGTGGGGTCACGAAAGCGCCAGCCAGACCAACACTCTCAGTG CAGCCTGTTCTGGATGCCCCACCAGCACGTTCAGGGTTCACGCGTATTCCCATGTCTCGAGGGATGAAAACTGGTAAAGCAGTGCTTGGAGCTCTTGGGATCAGCACAGGTGTTAAAACTGAAACACATGCAGAGAATCAGATCATGCACACTGAGCTGAAGAAAACAACTTTAAGCAACGGAGCCTGTCAGGGTGGAGGGAAGAGTTGA